The following coding sequences lie in one Leucobacter allii genomic window:
- the hisD gene encoding histidinol dehydrogenase, translating into MRTIDLRGRELTRAELLRLVPRAALDAGAAVARVRPLVEDVAARGEAALRAQAEEFDGVSGHALRVPAEAIAASLAACPPEVEAALGELVARLRRGSAAQVPAERVTRLADGAEIRQRWQPVSRVGLYAPGGKAAYPSSVIMNAVAAQTAGVPSLALASPAQADHGGLPHPAVLWAAALVGLEEVYAIGGAGAIAAFAHGVPGIGLEPVDVVTGPGNVFVAAAKRVVSGTVGIDAEAGTTEILVIADASADPGFVAADLISQAEHDEAAASVLVTDSADFAARVREAVEAGAAGTRHAERVATALAGPQSAVILVDDLATAARVSNAYGPEHLEIQTADDDSVLALVENAGAIFVGGYTPVSLGDYLAGSNHVLPTGGTARFASGLGAHTFLRPQQIVSYDRGALAEVEDRLLALADAEGLPAHGEAVSARFAEGRA; encoded by the coding sequence ATGCGAACGATAGATCTGCGAGGGCGCGAACTCACCCGTGCGGAGCTGCTGCGGCTCGTGCCGCGCGCCGCGCTCGACGCGGGGGCGGCGGTCGCCCGGGTGCGTCCCCTCGTCGAGGACGTCGCCGCGCGCGGCGAGGCGGCGCTGCGCGCGCAGGCCGAGGAGTTCGACGGGGTCTCCGGGCACGCGCTGCGCGTCCCCGCCGAGGCGATCGCGGCCTCCCTCGCCGCCTGCCCGCCCGAGGTCGAGGCGGCGCTCGGCGAACTCGTCGCGCGCCTCCGCAGGGGCTCCGCGGCGCAGGTGCCCGCGGAACGGGTCACCCGCCTGGCCGACGGCGCCGAGATCCGCCAGCGCTGGCAGCCCGTGTCGCGCGTCGGCCTCTACGCGCCCGGCGGCAAGGCCGCCTATCCCTCCTCTGTGATCATGAACGCGGTCGCCGCGCAGACCGCCGGCGTGCCGAGCCTCGCGCTCGCCTCGCCCGCGCAGGCGGACCACGGCGGCCTGCCGCACCCGGCGGTGCTGTGGGCCGCGGCCCTCGTCGGGCTCGAAGAGGTCTACGCGATCGGCGGCGCGGGGGCCATCGCCGCCTTCGCGCACGGCGTCCCCGGGATCGGGCTGGAGCCGGTGGACGTCGTCACGGGCCCCGGCAACGTCTTCGTCGCCGCGGCCAAGCGGGTCGTGAGCGGGACCGTCGGCATCGACGCGGAGGCCGGCACGACCGAGATCCTCGTTATCGCCGACGCGAGCGCCGACCCCGGCTTCGTCGCCGCCGATCTCATCAGCCAGGCGGAGCACGACGAGGCGGCGGCCTCCGTGCTCGTCACGGACTCCGCCGACTTCGCCGCCCGCGTGCGCGAAGCGGTCGAGGCGGGGGCCGCGGGGACCCGGCACGCCGAGCGCGTCGCGACGGCGCTCGCCGGTCCGCAGTCGGCCGTGATCCTCGTCGACGATCTCGCCACGGCCGCGCGCGTGAGCAACGCCTACGGGCCCGAGCACCTCGAGATCCAGACGGCCGACGACGACTCGGTGCTCGCGCTCGTGGAGAACGCCGGGGCGATCTTCGTGGGCGGCTACACCCCGGTGAGCCTCGGCGACTATCTCGCGGGATCGAACCACGTCCTGCCGACGGGCGGCACCGCGCGCTTCGCCTCCGGGCTCGGCGCGCACACCTTCCTCCGGCCGCAGCAGATCGTCAGCTACGATCGCGGCGCGCTCGCGGAGGTCGAGGACCGCCTGCTCGCGCTCGCGGACGCGGAGGGCCTGCCGGCCCACGGCGAGGCCGTGAGCGCCCGGTTCGCGGAGGGGAGGGCCTGA
- the nrdR gene encoding transcriptional regulator NrdR produces MHCPFCRHPDSRVIDSRTADDGLSIRRRRQCPECGRRFTTTETASLTVIKRSGVVEPFSREKVMSGVRKACQGRPVTDADLALLAQQVEESVRSSGVAQFDANEIGLAILPHLRELDEVAFLRFASVYQAFESLADFETAIEELRAHPATGSLESVPRPDASEE; encoded by the coding sequence ATGCACTGCCCGTTCTGCCGCCATCCCGACTCCCGCGTCATCGATTCGCGCACGGCCGACGACGGCCTCTCGATCCGCCGACGGCGCCAGTGCCCTGAATGCGGGCGCCGCTTCACCACGACCGAGACCGCGAGCCTCACGGTCATCAAGCGCTCCGGCGTCGTGGAGCCGTTCAGCCGCGAGAAGGTGATGAGCGGCGTGCGCAAGGCCTGCCAGGGCCGCCCCGTCACCGACGCGGATCTCGCGCTCCTCGCCCAGCAGGTCGAGGAATCCGTGCGCTCGAGCGGCGTCGCGCAGTTCGACGCCAACGAGATCGGTCTCGCGATCCTGCCGCATCTGCGCGAGCTCGACGAGGTCGCCTTCCTGCGCTTCGCGAGCGTCTACCAGGCCTTCGAGTCGCTCGCCGACTTCGAGACCGCCATTGAGGAGCTGCGCGCCCATCCGGCGACCGGCTCCCTCGAATCCGTCCCGCGACCCGACGCCTCCGAGGAGTGA
- a CDS encoding quinone-dependent dihydroorotate dehydrogenase encodes MRPYTLLFNAVFARMDPETAHRLVFEGVIRRAPLVGPLLRRLCAPAPSLRVRALGIDFPSPFGLAAGFDKNAEGIQGLGDFGFGHVEVGTLTRHAQPGNPAPRMFRLRADRGLINRMGFNNGGSAAAVPRIECARLRRRRPVIGVNIGKSRVTAVEDATADYVWSAERLAPIADYLAVNVSSPNTPGLRGLQELELLEPLLAAVRRAAGETPLLVKIAPDMADEQIEGIVALAARLGLDGVIATNTTVSREGLRAPAEEVEAMGAGGLSGAPLRARSLEVLRRVRACAPEGFCVISVGGVETGEDVLERLRAGADLVQGYTAYVYEGPFWARRINRALVRAGWRGSAAV; translated from the coding sequence ATGCGCCCGTACACGCTGCTGTTCAACGCCGTCTTCGCGCGGATGGATCCGGAGACGGCCCACCGGCTCGTCTTCGAGGGCGTGATCCGGCGGGCTCCGCTCGTCGGCCCGCTGCTGCGGCGGCTGTGCGCGCCCGCGCCCTCGCTGCGGGTGCGGGCGCTCGGCATCGACTTCCCGAGCCCCTTCGGGCTCGCCGCGGGCTTCGACAAGAACGCCGAGGGCATCCAGGGGCTCGGGGACTTCGGCTTTGGCCACGTCGAGGTCGGCACGCTGACCCGCCACGCGCAGCCCGGCAACCCGGCGCCGCGGATGTTCCGGCTCCGCGCCGACCGCGGGCTCATCAACCGGATGGGCTTCAACAACGGGGGGTCGGCCGCGGCGGTGCCGCGCATCGAGTGCGCCCGCCTGCGGCGCCGACGGCCCGTGATCGGCGTCAACATCGGCAAGAGCCGGGTGACGGCCGTCGAGGACGCGACCGCCGACTACGTCTGGAGCGCCGAGCGCCTCGCGCCGATCGCCGATTACCTCGCGGTCAACGTGAGCTCGCCGAACACGCCGGGCCTGCGCGGCCTGCAGGAGCTCGAGCTGCTCGAACCGCTGCTCGCCGCGGTGCGCCGCGCCGCGGGGGAGACCCCGCTCCTCGTGAAGATCGCCCCCGACATGGCGGACGAGCAGATCGAGGGGATCGTGGCACTCGCCGCGCGCCTGGGGCTCGACGGCGTCATCGCGACGAACACCACCGTCTCGCGGGAGGGGCTGCGCGCCCCTGCGGAGGAGGTCGAGGCGATGGGCGCCGGCGGCCTCTCGGGCGCGCCGCTGCGGGCGCGCTCGCTCGAGGTGCTGCGCCGCGTGCGTGCGTGCGCGCCCGAGGGGTTCTGCGTGATCTCGGTCGGCGGCGTGGAGACCGGCGAGGACGTGCTCGAACGGCTGCGCGCCGGCGCCGACCTCGTCCAGGGGTACACCGCGTACGTCTACGAGGGACCCTTCTGGGCCAGGCGCATCAACCGCGCGCTCGTGCGCGCGGGCTGGCGGGGCAGCGCTGCCGTCTGA
- a CDS encoding DUF3043 domain-containing protein, translating to MAQKGAANAADASDQGAAADAGRTIGKGRPTPSRKQAEAANARPIVGSKDKAAQKELRRQQTELRERARVGMMQGEERYLTARDKGPQRRYVRDFVDARWSVGEMLIPMMLVVLVMTFIPGVVQVISLIVIWVFVGIAILDAVILGVRLKGRLAAKFGADHVQPGFRWYAAMRAFQFRPLRVPKPQVKRGASPA from the coding sequence GTGGCACAGAAGGGCGCTGCGAACGCGGCCGACGCGAGCGATCAGGGGGCCGCGGCTGACGCCGGGCGGACGATCGGCAAGGGGCGTCCCACCCCGTCCCGGAAGCAGGCGGAGGCGGCCAACGCGCGCCCGATCGTCGGCTCGAAGGACAAGGCCGCGCAGAAGGAGCTGCGCCGCCAGCAGACGGAGCTGCGCGAGCGCGCGCGCGTCGGCATGATGCAGGGAGAGGAGCGCTACCTCACCGCCAGGGACAAGGGACCGCAGCGGCGCTACGTCCGCGACTTCGTGGACGCGCGTTGGAGCGTCGGCGAGATGCTCATCCCGATGATGCTCGTGGTCCTCGTCATGACTTTCATCCCCGGCGTGGTGCAGGTCATCAGCCTCATCGTCATCTGGGTCTTCGTCGGCATCGCGATCCTCGACGCCGTGATCCTCGGTGTCCGTCTCAAGGGGAGGCTCGCGGCGAAGTTCGGCGCCGATCACGTGCAGCCGGGGTTCCGCTGGTACGCGGCCATGCGCGCCTTCCAGTTCCGGCCGCTCCGCGTGCCGAAGCCGCAGGTGAAGCGCGGGGCCTCCCCCGCCTGA
- a CDS encoding HesB/IscA family protein, producing the protein MSTDTILPEGGVAAAERAHGVRLSTEAQDKVRSLLQQEGRDDLRLRIAVQPGGCSGLIYQLFFDERELEGDAVVDFSGVGVVVDQMSVPYLDGATIDFEDTIQKQGFTIDNPNAQGSCACGDSFS; encoded by the coding sequence ATGAGCACGGATACGATCCTTCCCGAGGGCGGCGTCGCCGCCGCCGAGCGGGCGCACGGGGTGCGGCTGAGCACCGAGGCGCAGGACAAGGTGCGCAGCCTCCTGCAGCAGGAGGGGCGCGACGACCTGCGGCTGCGCATCGCCGTGCAGCCGGGCGGCTGCTCGGGCCTGATCTACCAGCTGTTCTTCGACGAGCGCGAGCTCGAGGGCGATGCGGTCGTCGACTTCTCCGGCGTCGGCGTCGTCGTCGACCAGATGAGCGTGCCCTACCTCGATGGGGCGACCATCGACTTCGAGGACACGATCCAGAAGCAGGGCTTCACCATCGACAATCCGAACGCGCAGGGCAGCTGCGCCTGCGGCGACAGCTTCAGCTGA
- the ctaC gene encoding aa3-type cytochrome oxidase subunit II translates to MKWVAAPVALSAALLLAGCTPEQQRGFLPAGSEGTTNHTDGITGLWVTSWIVLLAVGVITWGLIIWATIAYRRRKGQTGLPVQMRYNMPIETFFTVVPVILVLGFFAFTAQEQAKIETRYEAPENTVEVIGKRWAWDFNYVDEDVYFQGVQVQTDDEGNAEEETMPVLYLPVDKTTEIRLETRDVIHSFWVVEFLYKKDMIPGQTNYMSFTPTKTGTFMGKCAELCGEYHSMMLFEVKVVEQDEYDAYIASLREAGNTGQVTTEYNPNQEDFFGDEAQTKNQH, encoded by the coding sequence ATGAAATGGGTCGCGGCCCCGGTGGCGCTGTCGGCGGCGCTGCTGCTCGCCGGCTGCACCCCCGAGCAGCAGCGGGGCTTCCTGCCCGCGGGGTCCGAAGGGACCACGAACCACACGGACGGGATCACCGGCCTCTGGGTCACCTCGTGGATCGTCCTGCTCGCCGTCGGCGTGATCACGTGGGGCCTCATCATCTGGGCCACCATCGCGTACCGCCGCCGCAAGGGGCAGACCGGCCTGCCGGTGCAGATGCGCTACAACATGCCGATCGAGACGTTCTTCACGGTCGTCCCCGTGATCCTCGTGCTCGGCTTCTTCGCCTTCACCGCTCAGGAGCAGGCCAAGATCGAGACGCGCTACGAGGCTCCGGAGAACACCGTCGAGGTCATCGGCAAGCGCTGGGCGTGGGACTTCAACTACGTCGACGAGGATGTCTACTTCCAGGGCGTCCAGGTGCAGACCGACGACGAGGGCAACGCCGAGGAGGAGACCATGCCGGTCCTCTACCTCCCGGTCGACAAGACCACCGAGATCCGTCTCGAGACCCGCGACGTCATCCACTCCTTCTGGGTGGTCGAGTTCCTCTACAAGAAGGACATGATCCCGGGCCAGACGAACTACATGAGCTTCACGCCGACCAAGACCGGCACGTTCATGGGCAAGTGCGCGGAGCTCTGCGGCGAGTACCACTCGATGATGCTCTTCGAGGTCAAGGTCGTGGAGCAGGACGAGTACGACGCGTACATCGCGTCGCTCCGCGAGGCGGGCAACACCGGTCAGGTCACGACCGAGTACAACCCGAACCAAGAAGACTTCTTCGGCGACGAAGCACAGACGAAGAACCAGCACTAG
- the ctaD gene encoding aa3-type cytochrome oxidase subunit I, protein MKKGNVIVSWITSTDHKVIGYMYLISSFVWFLIGGLMALVIRAQLFAPGLEVVATKEQYNQLFTMHGTIMLLMFATPLFAGFANVIMPLQIGAPDVAFPRLNAFAFWLYTFGSLIAVGGFLTPQGAASFGWFAYSPLSSMTYSPGVGGNLWVLGLGISGFGTIMGGVNFITTIITMRAPGMTMWRMSIFTWNTLITSILVLLVFPVLAAAMFGLAADRIFGAQIYNGEGGAILWQHLFWFFGHPEVYIIALPFFGIVSEVFPVFSRKPIFGYKTLVYATIAIAALSMTVWAHHMYVTGSVLLPFFALMTMLIAVPTGVKIFNWLGTMWRGSITFETPMLWSLGFLVTFVFGGLTGVILASPALDFHLSDTYFVVAHFHYVVFGTVVFAMFAGFYFWWPKWTGKMLNERLGKIHFWVLFIGFHTTFLVQHWLGVMAMPRRYYTYLPADGITWGNQLSTIGAMILGASMIPFLLNVYLTSRRGEKVTVDDPWGYGRSLEWATSCPPPRHNFTSIPRIRSESPAFDLNHPEVSGVVQPSREHELAEKK, encoded by the coding sequence ATGAAGAAGGGTAACGTCATCGTCTCGTGGATCACGTCCACGGACCACAAGGTGATCGGGTACATGTACCTGATCAGCTCCTTCGTGTGGTTCCTCATCGGCGGCCTCATGGCCCTCGTGATCCGTGCCCAGCTGTTCGCGCCCGGCCTCGAGGTCGTGGCGACGAAGGAGCAGTACAACCAGCTGTTCACCATGCACGGCACGATCATGCTGCTGATGTTCGCGACCCCGCTGTTCGCGGGCTTCGCCAACGTCATCATGCCGCTCCAGATCGGCGCCCCCGACGTCGCGTTCCCGCGGCTGAACGCCTTCGCCTTCTGGCTCTACACCTTCGGCTCCCTCATCGCGGTGGGCGGCTTCCTCACCCCGCAGGGCGCCGCGTCCTTCGGCTGGTTCGCCTACTCGCCGCTGTCGAGCATGACCTATTCGCCGGGCGTCGGCGGCAATCTCTGGGTGCTCGGCCTCGGCATCAGCGGCTTCGGCACGATCATGGGCGGCGTGAACTTCATCACCACGATCATCACGATGCGCGCGCCCGGCATGACGATGTGGCGCATGTCGATCTTCACCTGGAACACCCTGATCACCTCGATCCTCGTGCTCCTCGTCTTCCCGGTGCTCGCGGCCGCGATGTTCGGCCTCGCGGCGGACCGCATCTTCGGCGCGCAGATCTACAACGGCGAGGGCGGAGCCATCCTCTGGCAGCACCTCTTCTGGTTCTTCGGGCACCCGGAGGTCTACATCATCGCGCTGCCGTTCTTCGGCATCGTCTCCGAGGTGTTCCCGGTGTTCAGCCGCAAGCCGATCTTCGGCTACAAGACGCTCGTCTACGCGACCATCGCGATCGCGGCCCTCTCCATGACCGTGTGGGCGCACCACATGTACGTCACCGGATCGGTGCTGCTGCCGTTCTTCGCGCTCATGACGATGCTCATCGCGGTGCCGACCGGCGTGAAGATCTTCAACTGGCTCGGCACGATGTGGCGCGGTTCGATCACCTTCGAGACCCCGATGCTCTGGTCGCTCGGCTTCCTCGTGACCTTCGTCTTCGGCGGCCTCACGGGCGTCATCCTCGCCTCGCCCGCGCTCGACTTCCACCTCTCCGACACCTACTTCGTCGTGGCGCACTTCCACTACGTGGTCTTCGGCACGGTCGTCTTCGCCATGTTCGCCGGCTTCTACTTCTGGTGGCCGAAGTGGACGGGCAAGATGCTGAACGAGCGCCTCGGCAAGATCCACTTCTGGGTGCTCTTCATCGGGTTCCACACGACCTTCCTCGTGCAGCACTGGCTCGGCGTCATGGCGATGCCCCGCCGCTACTACACCTATCTCCCGGCGGACGGCATCACCTGGGGCAACCAGCTCTCGACCATCGGGGCGATGATCCTCGGCGCGTCCATGATCCCGTTCCTGCTGAACGTGTACCTCACGTCGCGCCGCGGCGAGAAGGTCACCGTCGACGATCCGTGGGGCTACGGCCGTTCGCTCGAGTGGGCGACGTCCTGCCCGCCGCCGCGCCACAACTTCACCTCGATCCCGCGCATCCGCTCGGAGTCGCCCGCGTTCGATCTCAACCACCCCGAGGTCAGCGGCGTCGTGCAGCCGAGCCGCGAGCACGAGCTCGCCGAGAAGAAGTGA
- the ctaF gene encoding aa3-type cytochrome oxidase subunit IV produces the protein MKSNIVIFWILTAYLLVVAGVYALWNHLLNNAFDWPVTLLIAISAGLTAFIAIYLMLVQKKQGGVLVEDRDDSDIDDGDPELGEFSPWSWWPILLAFGASLTVLGFCIGFHFWLTFLTAPLVLIGVVGWVYEYYRGNFAR, from the coding sequence ATGAAATCCAATATCGTCATCTTCTGGATCCTGACGGCCTATCTGCTCGTCGTCGCCGGCGTGTACGCGCTCTGGAACCACCTGCTGAACAACGCCTTTGACTGGCCGGTGACCCTGCTCATCGCCATCTCGGCCGGGCTGACCGCGTTCATCGCGATCTACCTCATGCTCGTGCAGAAGAAGCAGGGCGGTGTGCTCGTCGAGGACCGAGACGATTCGGACATCGATGACGGGGATCCGGAGCTCGGCGAGTTCAGCCCGTGGAGCTGGTGGCCGATCCTGCTGGCCTTCGGCGCTTCGCTGACGGTGCTCGGCTTCTGCATCGGGTTCCACTTCTGGCTCACCTTCCTCACCGCGCCGCTCGTGCTGATCGGCGTCGTGGGCTGGGTCTACGAGTACTACCGCGGCAACTTCGCCCGCTAG
- a CDS encoding GNAT family N-acetyltransferase, with the protein MSIIIRRGRSEDGAAVHALARQFTTGREPIGRDEFQVAYDNVLRHRDQETNVLFVAELEGTVAGYSLMTVSRLLHAPGLTAHLQEIVVDSEARGHGVGDRLMQANEHYCMGRGVRQLSASTARFGSFYNHRGFEAVGEHYRKLLELG; encoded by the coding sequence GTGAGCATCATCATCCGCCGGGGCCGGAGCGAGGACGGCGCCGCCGTCCACGCCCTGGCCCGGCAGTTCACCACCGGCCGTGAGCCGATCGGCCGAGACGAGTTCCAGGTCGCGTACGACAACGTGCTCAGGCACCGCGACCAGGAGACCAACGTGCTCTTCGTCGCCGAGCTCGAGGGCACCGTCGCGGGGTATTCGCTCATGACGGTCTCCCGGCTGCTCCACGCGCCGGGTCTCACGGCCCATCTGCAGGAGATCGTGGTCGACTCCGAGGCCCGCGGGCACGGCGTCGGCGACCGGCTCATGCAGGCGAACGAGCACTACTGCATGGGGCGAGGGGTCCGGCAGCTCTCCGCGTCCACCGCCCGCTTCGGCTCCTTCTACAACCATCGCGGCTTCGAGGCCGTCGGCGAGCACTACCGGAAGCTCCTCGAGCTCGGTTAG